In Bernardetia litoralis DSM 6794, the genomic window AAAAATCCTTCAAAAGATACAAACCCTCCCAAAATAGGAACAAGTAATAATTTGGTAGAACTTAATGTAGGACGAAAAGTAAATATTGCAGGACCTATTTCTTTTGCACTTTGGGCTGGACAAATGGCTAGAGTTATTCGTGGTCATAATTTAAGTTCAAATCAATATTTATTGGTTCGTGTTTATGATGAACAGCAAGCACGAGAAAATTGGGGAAAGTCAGTCATCAAAACAAAAGAAGGAGAAATAAGCGAAGCCAAAGAACTCAATGAAGTTGCTGAGAATCTCACAATGGGACAACTTTTGATTATTCGTGGCGATGAAGTTTCATTTTATATTCCACCAACAGGAATTGAAGTTGTGAGAGATGAAGATGCCGAGGATGACGAATATGTGCGTGAAGCTGTTACTTTGGAGCGTTTGGAATATTGTATTTTATTGAATGAAGATGGAAACAAACGCTACATTCAAGGGCCAAAGGTAGTTTTTCCAAAACCCACAGAGGTTTTTATTCAGAAAAAAGGAATGCGAAAATTTAAAGCCATTGAACTCAACGAAATGAGTGGACTTTATATCAAAGTAATTGCGCCTTACAAAGAGGGAAAAAATGAATATAAAGAAGGCGACGAGCTTTTCATTACAGGAAAAAACCAAATGATTTATTATCCTCGTCCAGAACACGCCGTTGTGCGTTATGGAAATCAAGAACGCCATTATGCCATTGCTATTCCAGCAGGAGAAGGACGTTATTATTTGAATCGAAAAACAGGAACAGTTGCCCTTATGAAAGGTGCAGCAATGTTTTTACCTGACCCTAGAGAATTTGTTTTGGTGCGTCGTGTTCTTTCCAAAAAACAAACTTCCCTTTGGTTTCCGAATAATAATGAAGCAATGGAATATAATTTGGCTTTACAAGATATTGCTAAAAATGATAACTTTGTAACTGATTTTGAGCTTCAAGAACAAAATCAAGCTCCAAAACAGTTTCAACAATTACGCAAAAAACGAAAAATTTCGGATGAAATGGTGGGCGATGAATTTAATCGTGATAGTTCATTTACGCCTCCTCGCACAATTACATTAGATACAAAATTTGAAGGTGCTGTTACAATTTCGCCTTGGACGGGTTATGCTGTTTTGGTGGTCAGTAAGACAGGAAAACGAAAAGTTATTGAAGGTCCTCAATCTTATTTATTGGAATATGATGAAGAATTAGAAGGCATAGAATTATCAACTGGAACTCCAAAAACAACAGAAAACTCTATCAAAACCGTTTATTTGAGAGTTTTGTATAATAAAGTTTCTGATGAAATAATGGCAGAATCAGCAGATTATACACAAGTTAGAATCAATTTATCCTATCGTGTCAATTTTGAAGGAAGCTCTGATAAATGGTTTAATGTAGAAAATTATGTCAAATTTCTGACAGACCACATGCGCTCTTACATCCGAAATACAGTCAAAAAATATCCTATTATGGAATTTTATGCCAATGGAATTACGATTTTGAGAGATGCTATTTTGGGAGAATCAGAAAAAAAATCAGGAAAACGGACAGGACGACTTTTTGAAGAAAATGGAATGCGTATTTATGATGTAGAAGTTTTGGATATAAGTTTGGGAGATGCAAACATTGAAAATCTGTTGATTTCTTCACAGCAAGATACCGTTATGCAAACTCTTCGTATCAATTCTGAAAAACGAAAATTAGAATTTACACAAGAAAATGAAGCCATTACAAGACAAATTGCTGCCACACAATCTGAAACTAAACAGAAAATTTATGACCTTCAAAAACAAGAAACTCAAAAACTTTTAGAGGTTACTTTATCAAAAATTGAAAGCGAAATAATTAGCAAAGAACGTCATTTACAGGCTAAATTAGACGAACAAAAATCGCTTAATCAAATCAATGATGACGAACTTTCAAGACAAAAAGCTATCAATAATCTTGAATTAGAAAAAGCTCAAAAACAATTAGAACAATTTATTTTAGAAGAACAAACCGAAGTAGAAGCTGTTGTAGCGAAAGCAAAAGCTGTTTCTCCAGATTTGATTGCAGCTTTACAATCCTTCTCTGATAAAGAACTCGCTCAAAAAATGGCAGATTCGATGGCGCCATTGGCTATTTTGGGAGGAAAATCAATCGCTGATGTTTTTGGAAATCTTTTGAAAGGAACACAGCTTAGTTCTGTTTTGAGTAGTTTGAAATTGCCTGAAAATACGGAAGAGTAATTTTTTAATTTTCTCATAAAAACAAAAAACGGTTCGCTTGAAGTGAACCGTTTTTTTGTGATTTTGCTTTTTTGATATTTCTTCGTATTTTTCAATGAACATTAAATAAAAAATAATCTTATGCGTACTTTTATTTTAGAATCTTCTAACGAAAAGGATTTAGAATTACTGCTAATTATGGCTAGTAGATTAAACATTGCGTATAAAGAAATAGAAACATCTAGCCAAGCAAATACTATAAATAAAATATATGATGAAGAATATAACAAGATAGAAAAAGAAGAAAATAATTTTTTATTAGAAGGATTAGGGTTGGACAAAAGCACAATTCCTATTACTTATGAAGAGTTAGAAAATGAAACATTACCTTCTCCTTATCTTCCAAACTTAGAAAAAGCAATTCCTTTTTTTGGCTTATTAGAGGATGACAAAAGCGAAACTCTTGAAGAACTTTTAAATCTGCTTGATTAATGAATTATATCATAGATACAAATATCTTAATTCTACTCTCTAAAAGTAGGATGTTTAGCTCTTTTTTTAGAGAAACTTATTTACAAGACACTACTAATCATATCTCTTATACACATATAAGTTTGGGAGAATTATCTTCTTTTACTCGTCGTAACAAATGGGGAAAATCAAAACTCACTTTGCTGAATGAAATTCTAAAAGGATTTCATTTAATACTCGCTAACTCTCTTCCAATTATAGATAGTTATGGAATTATTGATGCTTATAGTCAAGGGAAATTATCAGAAAAACCTTTACCAAATGGAATGAGTGCAAGGAATATGGGCAAAAATGATTTATGGATAGCTGCTGCTGCATTAGATTCTAAAGCAATTTTACTCACAACAGATAATGATTTTGACCATTTGCATGACCAATTTATAACTGTTGAAATAATTGATATAGCAAAATATTATTAATTAATCGCACCAACGAACGGTTTGCTTTGAGTGAACTCTTCATTTTTATCTTCTTAATTATTTATTTCTTATCAAAAATTAAATGCAAAAATTTCTTTTCGTCTTTCTCTTTATTACTTTTTTTGTTTCAACTAAGATTTCAGCGCAAGGTAGAACTGCTTATGATGAACTGCTTAAAGCTATCAATGAAGGAAATAGCAATACAAACTCCATCAACCTTGATTATCTTACCTCCAATTTTTTACAGGAAGAAATTAGAAAAATTGAGTCATTATCTGTTTCAGAGTTGAATAAAATAAAAGGTGTCTATATATATTCTAGGCGAACTTATATTCCACAACAGATAGATTCTTTATTTTCAAAATTATATTCAAAAACTCAAGATTCGTCAGACTTACAAATTGCTTATTTTTTTAATGTTGGAATTACTAAACTGCCAAATAGTTTGACAAAATTCTCAAATATTAAGCATTTAAATTTCACATTTAATCCTATTTCTGATTCTAAACTATTTTTTAATCAATTAGATTCTTGTCGCAATCTTGAAACTTTGATTGTTAGTAACTGTAAATTTAATGAGGTAACAGACAAAATTGGAAACCTCAAAAAGTTAGAAAAGTTAGTCTTTTGCTACTCCAATAAATAAAGTATCTGATGAGATAAAGAACTTAAAAAACTTGAAATATTTAGATTTGACTTCTTATATTCCGTCACAATTTCCTTCTTATATAACTGATTTTGAAAAACTAGAGGAATTACATTTGTATTTTGGTTCAAAATGGAAATTAAATAAAACTGGTGCTAGTTTGTATATAGCAATGGGAATGGAAGATGAAATAAAGACAGAATTAAACTATCATTGGCTCTATAATGATACAACAAGAACAGTTCCTACTGAGATAGATAACCTAAAAAACCTTAGAGTTTTGAATCTTTCTGGAG contains:
- a CDS encoding Shoulder domain protein, translated to MSDVNRERDLVLAPNEYAFISDQTKGHINVYVGPYKTSLANTDRPVMFDDATKRFEKCNLEEAMRAFVIAPEGWYIVLKNPSKDTNPPKIGTSNNLVELNVGRKVNIAGPISFALWAGQMARVIRGHNLSSNQYLLVRVYDEQQARENWGKSVIKTKEGEISEAKELNEVAENLTMGQLLIIRGDEVSFYIPPTGIEVVRDEDAEDDEYVREAVTLERLEYCILLNEDGNKRYIQGPKVVFPKPTEVFIQKKGMRKFKAIELNEMSGLYIKVIAPYKEGKNEYKEGDELFITGKNQMIYYPRPEHAVVRYGNQERHYAIAIPAGEGRYYLNRKTGTVALMKGAAMFLPDPREFVLVRRVLSKKQTSLWFPNNNEAMEYNLALQDIAKNDNFVTDFELQEQNQAPKQFQQLRKKRKISDEMVGDEFNRDSSFTPPRTITLDTKFEGAVTISPWTGYAVLVVSKTGKRKVIEGPQSYLLEYDEELEGIELSTGTPKTTENSIKTVYLRVLYNKVSDEIMAESADYTQVRINLSYRVNFEGSSDKWFNVENYVKFLTDHMRSYIRNTVKKYPIMEFYANGITILRDAILGESEKKSGKRTGRLFEENGMRIYDVEVLDISLGDANIENLLISSQQDTVMQTLRINSEKRKLEFTQENEAITRQIAATQSETKQKIYDLQKQETQKLLEVTLSKIESEIISKERHLQAKLDEQKSLNQINDDELSRQKAINNLELEKAQKQLEQFILEEQTEVEAVVAKAKAVSPDLIAALQSFSDKELAQKMADSMAPLAILGGKSIADVFGNLLKGTQLSSVLSSLKLPENTEE
- a CDS encoding PIN domain-containing protein, yielding MNYIIDTNILILLSKSRMFSSFFRETYLQDTTNHISYTHISLGELSSFTRRNKWGKSKLTLLNEILKGFHLILANSLPIIDSYGIIDAYSQGKLSEKPLPNGMSARNMGKNDLWIAAAALDSKAILLTTDNDFDHLHDQFITVEIIDIAKYY